The genomic interval TGCTTACCTGTTTCCCAGAATCGTCCTTTCCATCCCAAACTACTGAATTCATTTTACATTCTTGTCCGCCTCGGTGGATTGAGTTTTCAATTCTTGTCCGCCTCGGTGGATTCAATTCGCGTACGCGCTGACCTTTTACATTGTAAATATTAACCTCTGTGTTCTCTGTGACCTCTGTGGTAGAAAAAGAAATAGTAACCTCTGGATTAAAGGGATTAGGATAACACCAGACCTTACCTGACATATCCACTATTTCAGCATCTCCACTATCGCCAGGATACTGATATTCATAGCAGCCCATATCAATGCTATCACCACTGATCCGCGGATTACCTGCCAGATCCGTTTCTGGAAACTCTAATTCTATATAAAAGTCTTGTGTTCCGGCATCTATGCAAGGAGAGCCTTCCAATAATGAATAAGGATAAGGATCTAATCCCATAAAATCCGGATCAGCATCAATATTTCCTTCTAACCAGTTTAAATTTGAACTGCCATATTGTATCACACCAGCTACACCATCCTGCACATTACAATGATCAATATAAATAGTATTTGATCTTGCAGGTACATTAAATTGAATTTGGGCGGGTTCATTACCATAAATTATACAATTTTGAAAATAAAGCTCATTACTGCTTGAAGTACTTACTATTGCTGCTCCATTCTCTGAGATATTATCAATAATTGAGGAATTAATAAAATAAACAGTACTTCTTGATGTATAAACAGCACCACACATATCTGACGAGATATTATTATTTATCAATGTATTTACTATTACAATAGGTTCAATTCTACCGCAATTTATCATCATTATTCCACTACTGGATTCTACTGTTTCATTATTCTCTATGACAATGTTTGTAAGTATTGTGCTGTTTATAGTATCAAGGTTAAATGCCGGAAATCTTACTGCACTATTATTTTTTATAGTAATATCTGATATTGTAGAACTACTTATTGCAGTTAATGATAAACCTCCGTAGCCCTGGTTGAAAATGTTCTCTTCAAAAGTTATTCCGGTTATAATACCATTATCAATACTTCCAATACTTAAACCAGAAGTCCAGGAATCAGAATAATTATTATGGTAATGAATATTCTGTATTATTACTTCACCAGAGCCGTAACAATCAATAAATGAACCAGAAAATTCATCATTATTATAAATCTCTAAATTATCGATTCCAATGTCAATATTGCTATACATCGCTAATGCTTTTCCTATATTATTCCTGATAACTACATCAAGCAGCTCAAATGAAGAGTTCATAATGAGAATTCCACCACAATGCCCATTATTGTACTCTATTACTGAATTAGCAATTGTTATTAATGAACAGTGATCAACATTTATTCCTGCTCCTATATAACGATCATCATTATCATATCCGTTTCTTATCGTAAATCCAGATATTCTGGCTACTGAGCTGCTATCAATTGTGATAACTGCATCCAGACTACTTCCATCAATGATAGTTTCGCTGATATATGCTGTATCACCGGTGGTTTCATAGTAACTGACCAGGGATATGTTCTTTCCCATAAAATCCAGGTTTTCATAATATTCTCCGGAAGCAACTATGATCATAGTACTATCCATGCAAGCCTGCTGAATAGCTGTTTGGATATTTTCACAGTCTTCCGGAACATAGATCAAATCCTTGGTTACATCAACAGCCATCTCATCACTGCTGATCAACCTGCCACTGTTATCATTAATACTGAAAACAAGCACTTCAGTACCTGACCAGTTATATGTGCAGCTAAAGGTTACCTCCATTTCATCAATACCTACCAGTACATCTTCATTTCCACTCGCGCTTAAGGTCAATTCATCCGGATTGATATCATATACATACTGGGCAAAATCCATTACAACTATCTCTCCACTATTAAAATGAAGATATTCCGGTATGTTGATCTCCGGATATGTCCCGTTTTCCTGGTCATAATAATGAGCTCCCAGATCGCAGACAGTGCCATCTGGATCATAATCATTTTCCGGATCACCGGCATCAATGCATTCCGAGTAATACATCAAGCGCCAGTCATTTAATTCTGGACATGCAAAACCCGGTTCCACACTTATATTACCCTCACCCCATTCATAGCTGCCATAGCTCTCACAATCAAGACTTTCCTCCCCTCCAGTGAAATTACAATAACTTATGGAAAGAAAATTACTGTATCCCCCAAAATTATCAAACTTAATACTGGTTCCCTCATCAGCCATAATGCAATTATTCATATATAATGAAACTGATCCGTCCATTAAGATTGAATCATAACCAGATAAGTTGTTTGCAAAAGTAACTTTTTCACAGTACAATGTACTATTATTACTTAAATAAATTGCTGCTCCATGGCGATTTTCTGAATCATTACAACATATTTCCAAATCTTTTAACGTAATATCTGAATTATTAATATATATACCTGTGCCCGAAGAATCAATATTATTATTTATTTTAATACCACTAATTTCATCATTCAAACCGATTAATAGCATTCCACCACCAATAGTTGCATCATTATTTCTACAAATCACATTATCAAATTCCGTATTAACTTGAAAGTATAATGCCATACCACCACCTTCTGTACAATAATTCTCTTCAATGATCACATTAGACAAAGTCAGGTTACATGCTTGTGCATATATGCCACCTCCTGCACCATTAGATCTATTATTTCTGATGATAGTATTTTCAATTACTGGATCGCATAATTCCAACACGCAGATGCCCCCACCATAAGTTTCCGTTAGGTTATCTTCAATCAGACAGTTATTAATATGTGCATTAGAATGATACAAAGTTATACCCCCGCCAAATTGAGAATATCCATAATAATTATCAAAAATTCTACAATTTTCGATCAATGGGTCTGAGAATTCACAATATATACCACCCGAACAACCCATCCAGTTTGAGGTAATATAAAGATCTTTCAGTGTAGGAGAACTAAAATACAAACAGCTTATTCCTCCGCCTCGATAATCGGGATAATTACTCCCCATTCCTTCTGTTATGGTAAATCCTCCCAGAACTGCATCCGGACTTTCCATATTCTCAAAAGTTACCACGCAGCCCTCTTGATTGCCGTTTATTTCTGTTTCTGCAATATAAGAGCTGTCACCGGTTGCATAATAGAGACTGATCACGGTAATATTTCTACCCCCAAAGTTGATTAATTCTTCATATACTCCCGGATATACCAGTAATGTATCACCATTGACGCTGCTTTCAATCCCCGCCTGAATAGAAGTAAAATCTAACCCGCCATTGATATCTATCTCAATCAGATTAGAAACCAGAAACATCGGAACAATAAAAATCAAAATTACAAAATATCTAAACATAATAACTCCTGTTAAGCCACCGATTTCACTGATTCGCACGGATAAGACATGCTTTTATTTACTTAATCTGTGTTAATCAGTGTAATCTGTGGCTAAAAATCTTTTCTTCATCTTTACTATTTTAAAAGTAGCATCTTCGTCGAGGCTTGCTGTTCTCCTGCTTTCAACCTTACCAGATACATACCGGAACTAACACTCTGTCCGATATGTCCACTACGTCCATCCCAGCTAAAAGAATGCTCTCCGGCAGGTAAAAACCCATCCACAAGTGTTCTCACTTTCTGACCTCTTATATTATATATAATTAACTCTGCGTTCTCTGTGCACTCTGTGGTGGAGAAGTATATTGTCGTTTCCGGATTAAACGGATTAGGATAATTATATAGCTCCAAACCATTTATATTTTCCACGATTTCATGCTCATCTATTTCGACATAACCTTCTGGTGCCAGGTACAAATCAAGCTCCGTATAGTCACCATAATTCACTGTTATTCCTTGCATTATAAAGTCCTGATAAAAAGGAAACTCCGCAATTAGATCATATACTCCATCCGCTAACGTGATCCGGTAATATCCGGTGCTATCGCTAACATCAAATAGATATACTTCAGTATCATCACATACAAATACATTTCTTAGTATTTCAGAAGTTTCCTGATTATGAGTATAGCCCTCTATCCCTCCCAAAGAAGGTGCTTCATACTCAAAAACACCGATATCTACTTCTGCTGTTCCATCTCCATCTCCATCCCAGATCCTGTTTCGATATCCAAAATCAAACCCCGGAAGATTTCCTGTTTCATATCCGGCATCAATGCAGACAGAACCCGGCATATGATGAAAATTACCATTATCTGGATTGATGAATACATCTTCAGCATCCATATCTTCATCTATTATATTACCACCCAGATTGATAATACTGATAGGCAGATCAAAATCAAACAGACAGTTCCTGAAACCAGGTAAGAATAAGGGATCACCAGATATAGGATAATTACAATCAAGAAATACACAATTTTCGTAGGGTCCATAAAACGGATTTGTATCTGTATCAAAATCAAGTACATTGGAGTTATTGACAAATACATTATTAAAAAAACTCCCAGCTCGCCAGGGTCTGATCCCGCTTGATGATGTATTCATGGAGATATTATTGAAAATATGTGTAGTACCACTCATAAAAGAAACTAAGCTGTTATCAAATACATTATTGAAAACATAGGCGTCTCCATCCCATGAGTGATTATATTCAATTATAATATCTGTATTAGTGAAACAATTATCAAAAAAGTAAAAGTAACCATGTTCAATATCAAAAGCTATACATACCAAATCCTCTATTTCGTTGCAGGCAAAGATAAGGTCACAATCAATATCTTCAAAGATCGGTATCCCGCAATATGTTCCTGATGGTAATCCATAATCATTTTTGTAAACATAAAAAGGTGTCCCTCCAGTGTTGTGTGGTTGCCAAAAATAATTTCCTCGAAAATCATTATATGCTACTAATCCGCTCAAGTATAGTTTTTTGCTTTCAAAGTAGTTTCCTGTAAAGTATCCGGGACCAGTTCGAATCGAATATCCTATTCCATTATTACCCCAGTAATCTCCGATCTCACCTAGCTCGGTCATAAATCTGCAGTTTCTTACCGATATATAGCTACCCTGACCACTAACTTTTTCAATATTAGTATAATTATTAAAAAAATAGCAATCTTCAATCAAAATATCACTACTACTTGAAGTAATAGCCCCTTCAAAGCGATACATGAATGCCCAACTTACAGATGAATGATCTATATGGCAGTGCCGGAAATGTGTTTTACTATCCTGATTATATATCCTTATGACACCCCAGTGATAGTATAATGAATCAGTATCCCTGGTAAATCGGATGCTGTCCGTTTCCGTGCCAATCGTCTCCAGTTCTCCATGCACAAAGATATTTCCTGTATGATTTGCAGAACTATAAAGTGCATTATTTAAGAAATCATCATGGTCATACATCATCATGGACTTCATCATTACCAGCACTCCCGGTTCAATAGTTAATTTTGCTCCTTCTTCCACCGTGATATCACCCACAACATGATAGGGATTGTTCTCCGGACTCCACACAGTATCTTCATAAATGGAACCAGCTACATCAATACCAGATAACAATGAACATAAAACAATGAAAATTATCAAAAAAATTACTCTCATTACTACTCCCGGTTTACATTAAGGGAAGCGGGAAAAATTCCCGCTCCCCATTTCATTCATAATTCAACACTCAAAATTCAAAATTACTTTATGAGCATCATCTTCCGTGTTTCTGCCATATCCCTGGTTTTTATCTGATAGAAATATAACACATAGAGCTAAATATAACTTCATAACATTTCCTTTTTTTCCCTTATCTCCCAGCAAGTTATCGAGTTAAGACAATTTCCTCAGTGGATTGACTTGAGAACGACCATCATTGTCATCCCCAGCCAAACAGAAGTTTTGAACGGTACTCCGGACAAAGCTTGTCCCGATGTATCGGGAACTTCTGGTAATCAGTAATTCCCACAAATCTTAAGTCAATCTACATTCGTATCTTAACTCAATATTTCCGCCCCT from Candidatus Stygibacter australis carries:
- a CDS encoding right-handed parallel beta-helix repeat-containing protein, producing the protein MFRYFVILIFIVPMFLVSNLIEIDINGGLDFTSIQAGIESSVNGDTLLVYPGVYEELINFGGRNITVISLYYATGDSSYIAETEINGNQEGCVVTFENMESPDAVLGGFTITEGMGSNYPDYRGGGISCLYFSSPTLKDLYITSNWMGCSGGIYCEFSDPLIENCRIFDNYYGYSQFGGGITLYHSNAHINNCLIEDNLTETYGGGICVLELCDPVIENTIIRNNRSNGAGGGIYAQACNLTLSNVIIEENYCTEGGGMALYFQVNTEFDNVICRNNDATIGGGMLLIGLNDEISGIKINNNIDSSGTGIYINNSDITLKDLEICCNDSENRHGAAIYLSNNSTLYCEKVTFANNLSGYDSILMDGSVSLYMNNCIMADEGTSIKFDNFGGYSNFLSISYCNFTGGEESLDCESYGSYEWGEGNISVEPGFACPELNDWRLMYYSECIDAGDPENDYDPDGTVCDLGAHYYDQENGTYPEINIPEYLHFNSGEIVVMDFAQYVYDINPDELTLSASGNEDVLVGIDEMEVTFSCTYNWSGTEVLVFSINDNSGRLISSDEMAVDVTKDLIYVPEDCENIQTAIQQACMDSTMIIVASGEYYENLDFMGKNISLVSYYETTGDTAYISETIIDGSSLDAVITIDSSSVARISGFTIRNGYDNDDRYIGAGINVDHCSLITIANSVIEYNNGHCGGILIMNSSFELLDVVIRNNIGKALAMYSNIDIGIDNLEIYNNDEFSGSFIDCYGSGEVIIQNIHYHNNYSDSWTSGLSIGSIDNGIITGITFEENIFNQGYGGLSLTAISSSTISDITIKNNSAVRFPAFNLDTINSTILTNIVIENNETVESSSGIMMINCGRIEPIVIVNTLINNNISSDMCGAVYTSRSTVYFINSSIIDNISENGAAIVSTSSSNELYFQNCIIYGNEPAQIQFNVPARSNTIYIDHCNVQDGVAGVIQYGSSNLNWLEGNIDADPDFMGLDPYPYSLLEGSPCIDAGTQDFYIELEFPETDLAGNPRISGDSIDMGCYEYQYPGDSGDAEIVDMSGKVWCYPNPFNPEVTISFSTTEVTENTEVNIYNVKGQRVRELNPPRRTRIENSIHRGGQECKMNSVVWDGKDDSGKQVS
- a CDS encoding T9SS type A sorting domain-containing protein codes for the protein MRVIFLIIFIVLCSLLSGIDVAGSIYEDTVWSPENNPYHVVGDITVEEGAKLTIEPGVLVMMKSMMMYDHDDFLNNALYSSANHTGNIFVHGELETIGTETDSIRFTRDTDSLYYHWGVIRIYNQDSKTHFRHCHIDHSSVSWAFMYRFEGAITSSSSDILIEDCYFFNNYTNIEKVSGQGSYISVRNCRFMTELGEIGDYWGNNGIGYSIRTGPGYFTGNYFESKKLYLSGLVAYNDFRGNYFWQPHNTGGTPFYVYKNDYGLPSGTYCGIPIFEDIDCDLIFACNEIEDLVCIAFDIEHGYFYFFDNCFTNTDIIIEYNHSWDGDAYVFNNVFDNSLVSFMSGTTHIFNNISMNTSSSGIRPWRAGSFFNNVFVNNSNVLDFDTDTNPFYGPYENCVFLDCNYPISGDPLFLPGFRNCLFDFDLPISIINLGGNIIDEDMDAEDVFINPDNGNFHHMPGSVCIDAGYETGNLPGFDFGYRNRIWDGDGDGTAEVDIGVFEYEAPSLGGIEGYTHNQETSEILRNVFVCDDTEVYLFDVSDSTGYYRITLADGVYDLIAEFPFYQDFIMQGITVNYGDYTELDLYLAPEGYVEIDEHEIVENINGLELYNYPNPFNPETTIYFSTTECTENAELIIYNIRGQKVRTLVDGFLPAGEHSFSWDGRSGHIGQSVSSGMYLVRLKAGEQQASTKMLLLK